In Antechinus flavipes isolate AdamAnt ecotype Samford, QLD, Australia chromosome 3, AdamAnt_v2, whole genome shotgun sequence, a genomic segment contains:
- the RPRM gene encoding protein reprimo — protein sequence MNPVLGNQTEAAGLFLANSSDSLERVLRCCTQASVVTDDGFGESGQDERSLYIMRVVQIAVMCVLSLTVVFGIFFLGCNLLIKSEGMINFLVKDRRPSKEVEAVVVGPY from the coding sequence ATGAATCCAGTGCTGGGCAACCAGACTGAAGCGGCCGGGCTCTTCTTGGCCAACAGTAGTGATTCTCTGGAGCGGGTCCTGCGTTGCTGTACCCAGGCGTCCGTGGTGACAGACGATGGCTTTGGGGAGAGCGGCCAGGACGAACGGAGTCTGTACATTATGCGAGTGGTACAGATAGCGGTTATGTGCGTCCTGTCGCTCACCGTTGTCTTTGGCATCTTCTTCCTCGGCTGCAACCTGCTCATCAAGTCGGAGGGTATGATCAACTTCCTGGTGAAGGATAGGCGACCCTCCAAGGAGGTGGAGGCGGTGGTGGTGGGACCCTACTGA